DNA from Candidatus Methylomirabilis sp.:
CGGAGCAGGTTAGGCATGGGCTGCCTCCCGCTCCGCCTGCCGTTGGAGCGTCAGCTCCACGAAGACGTCTTCGAGGCTCGGGGCCAGGGGGCGGATCTCGCCCACCCGGATCCCCCCGCGGGTCAGCTCCGCCTGTATCGCCGCCAGGTCGACCTGCTCGTCAACCAGAGCATGGATTGCCTGGCCGAAGACCGTCGCGTTCCGGATTCCCGGGATCGCCCGGGCCAGCCGGAGGGCCCGGGTGATCTCGGGGGCGGTGATCTCCACCCGGCGCGCCCCGGGCGGGTTGACCTCGGGCAGGGCCTTCAGCGCCTCCGGGGTCCCGTCGGCGATCAGCCGCGAGAAATAGATGTAGGCCACATGGCTGCAGCGCTCGGCCTCATCCATGTAGTGGGTGGTGACGAAGAACGTGATGCCCTGCCCGGACAGCTCGAAGAGCAGGTCCCAGAGCTGCCGCCGGGCCACTGGGTCGATCCCGGCGGTCGGCTCGTCCAGGAAGAGGATCCGGGGCTCGTGGAGCATGGCGCACGCCAGCGCCAGGCGCTGCTTGAAGCCCCCGGAGAGCCTGCCGGCCTGCCGGCCGAGGAAGGGCGCGAGCCCGTTCAGGGCAACCACCTCCTCCACCCGCCGGCGCAGTTCGGCCGGGGAGAGGCCGTAGATCCGCCCGTAGAACTGGAGGTTCTCCGCCACGGTGAGGTCGTCGTAGAGGCT
Protein-coding regions in this window:
- a CDS encoding ABC transporter ATP-binding protein, giving the protein MAAIRTENLTRRFGEFTAVDRVTLRVEPGEVFGFLGPNGSGKTTVIKMLTGLLPVSGGAAWVDGLDVRTDAERVRERIGYMSQRFSLYDDLTVAENLQFYGRIYGLSPAELRRRVEEVVALNGLAPFLGRQAGRLSGGFKQRLALACAMLHEPRILFLDEPTAGIDPVARRQLWDLLFELSGQGITFFVTTHYMDEAERCSHVAYIYFSRLIADGTPEALKALPEVNPPGARRVEITAPEITRALRLARAIPGIRNATVFGQAIHALVDEQVDLAAIQAELTRGGIRVGEIRPLAPSLEDVFVELTLQRQAEREAAHA